A window from Molothrus aeneus isolate 106 chromosome 26, BPBGC_Maene_1.0, whole genome shotgun sequence encodes these proteins:
- the NOG gene encoding noggin: MDHSQCLVTIYALVVLLGLRLEQGACQHYLHIRPAPSDNLPLVDLIEHPDPIFDPKEKDLNETLLRNLMGGHFDPNFMAVSLPEDRLGVDDLAELDLLLRQRPSGAMPSEIKGLEFYDGLQPGKKHRLSKKLRRKLQMWLWSQTFCPVLYTWNDLGSRFWPRYVKVGSCYSKRSCSVPEGMVCKPAKSVHLTILRWRCQRRGGQRCTWIPIQYPIISECKCSC; encoded by the coding sequence ATGGATCATTCCCAGTGCCTTGTGACTATATACGCCTTGGTGGTTCTGCTGGGTCTCCGGCTAGAGCAGGGCGCCTGCCAGCACTATCTGCACATCCGACCGGCTCCCAGCGACAACTTGCCCTTGGTGGATCTAATCGAGCACCCGGACCCTATCTTTGACCCCAAGGAGAAGGATCTTAACGAGACCTTGCTAAGGAACCTCATGGGCGGACACTTCGACCCCAACTTTATGGCTGTTTCTTTGCCCGAGGACCGGCTCGGAGTGGACGATCTAGCTGAGCTGGACTTGCTGCTCAGGCAGAGACCCTCGGGAGCGATGCCCAGCGAAATCAAAGGGCTGGAGTTCTACGACGGGCTGCAGCCGGGCAAGAAGCACAGGCTGAGCAAGAAGCTGCGCAGGAAGCTGCAGATGTGGCTTTGGTCCCAGACCTTCTGCCCGGTCCTATACACGTGGAACGATCTCGGCAGCCGCTTTTGGCCCCGGTATGTCAAAGTGGGCAGCTGCTACAGTAAAAGGTCTTGTTCAGTCCCCGAAGGCATGGTTTGCAAACCTGCCAAGTCCGTGCATTTAACGATCCTGAGGTGGAGGTGCCAGCGCCGGGGCGGGCAGAGATGCACATGGATACCCATCCAGTACCCCATCATTTCGGAGTGTAAGTGCTCTTGCTAG